The Vibrio agarivorans genome contains the following window.
GTTTCGAGTTGTCGTTTAAACAACCAAAGTTGTCTGCAATTTTTATACATGATGCAGACTCGATTTTGCCGGACTCAAATAACTCTTTGTTTCCGCTTTTTAGAAAAAAGCAGAGGCAAAAAGTGGACTTTCGTCACTTCCAAGAACACTTGAATGTGTGTTGGTACCTAAAACCGTAGTTTTAGGATTTGAGAACTTTTAATTTGAATAACAACGCATCTCATAGAGATGGGGATTGTTGTTATTCGTCAGCTTTCCAAATTTTTAAAGAGCAAATCACTTCCAAAGAAGTAACCATTTTTAAACACACTCGTAAGAATGCTTAAAGATGGTATCCCGTAGGGGAGTCGAACCCCTGTTACCGCCGTGAAAGGGCGGTGTCCTAGGCCTCTAGACGAACGGGACACGGTTTGTTCATTTCTGCTTTAAAAGCAGAAGCAAACTAAGCTCAAATTAAACCAATCAATCTGTGTGAACACTCATCGCGACTTATTTGTCTTCACTTTAAAAAGTGAAAGCAAACTATCCGTTTCGTATAAGGAGGTGATCCAGCCCCAGGTTCCCCTAGGGCTACCTTGTTACGACTTCACCCCAGTCATGAACCACAAAGTGGTGAGCGTCCTCCCGAAGGTTAAACTACCCACTTCTTTTGCAGCCCACTCCCATGGTGTGACGGGCGGTGTGTACAAGGCCCGGGAACGTATTCACCGTAGCATTCTGATCTACGATTACTAGCGATTCCGACTTCATGGAGTCGAGTTGCAGACTCCAATCCGGACTACGACGCACTTTTTGGGATTCGCTCACTTTCGCAAGTTGGCTGCCCTCTGTATGCGCCATTGTAGCACGTGTGTAGCCCTACTCGTAAGGGCCATGATGACTTGACGTCGTCCCCACCTTCCTCCGGTTTATCACCGGCAGTCTCCCTGGAGTTCCCGACATTACTCGCTGGCAAACAAGGATAAGGGTTGCGCTCGTTGCGGGACTTAACCCAACATTTCACAACACGAGCTGACGACAGCCATGCAGCACCTGTCTCAGAGTTCCCGAAGGCACCAAAGCATCTCTGCTAAGTTCTCTGGATGTCAAGAGTAGGTAAGGTTCTTCGCGTTGCATCGAATTAAACCACATGCTCCACCGCTTGTGCGGGCCCCCGTCAATTCATTTGAGTTTTAATCTTGCGACCGTACTCCCCAGGCGGTCTACTTAACGCGTTAGCTCCGAAAGCCACGGCTCAAGGCCACAACCTCCAAGTAGACATCGTTTACGGCGTGGACTACCAGGGTATCTAATCCTGTTTGCTCCCCACGCTTTCGCATCTGAGTGTCAGTATCTGTCCAGGGGGCCGCCTTCGCCACTGGTATTCCTTCAGATCTCTACGCATTTCACCGCTACACCTGAAATTCTACCCCCCTCTACAGTACTCTAGGTGACCAGTTTCAAATGCTGTTCCGAGGTTGAGCCCCGGGCTTTCACATCTGACTTAATCACCCACCTGCATGCGCTTTACGCCCAGTAATTCCGATTAACGCTCGCACCCTCCGTATTACCGCGGCTGCTGGCACGGAGTTAGCCGGTGCTTCTTCTGTCGCTAACGTCAAATAATGCAGCTATTAACTACACTACCTTCCTCACGACTGAAAGTGCTTTACAACCCGAAGGCCTTCTTCACACACGCGGCATGGCTGCATCAGGCTTGCGCCCATTGTGCAATATTCCCCACTGCTGCCTCCCGTAGGAGTCTGGACCGTGTCTCAGTTCCAGTGTGGCTGATCATCCTCTCAGACCAGCTAGGGATCGTCGCCTTGGTGAGCCTTTACCTCACCAACTAGCTAATCCCACCTGGGCTAATCTTGACGCGAGAGGCCCGAAGGTCCCCCTCTTTGGCCCGAAGGCATTATGCGGTATTAGCTATCGTTTCCAATAGTTATCCCCCACATCAAGGCATATTCCCAGGCATTACTCACCCGTCCGCCGCTCGACGCCCTTAACGTCCCCCGAAGGTTCAGTTAAGTCGTTTCCGCTCGACTTGCATGTGTTAGGCCTGCCGCCAGCGTTCAATCTGAGCCATGATCAAACTCTTCAATTTAAGATTTTGATGTTCCCCTCTCTATTGAAAGGAAAACTGACTCAATGAATACTGACTTCAAAACTCATTCTCACTCGAAAGTAAGAAGTAATTTTAAAGCTATTATCGTTCCAACAGAACGATAATGAATTGACTGTGCTGATACCGAAGTATCAATTGGTCACTCAGTTCATTGAAATCTAAGTTGAAACCGAAGTTTCGTTTTGGATTATCATCAACGAGTGCCCACACAGATTGATAGGTTTTAATTTTTAAAGAGCGTGCTTTCAGGCTTTCCCTCAAAGCGGACGTGCATTTTAGCGATTTAAGTTTTAGTGTCAACCACTTTTCCAAATCTTTTCTCAAGCGATTCGCCTGAGACTTTTGCACTTACTGACTTCGTTTGATTCCTTGCGGCCTCTCCCGTCTCAGCGAGGGGGCATTATAGAGATTGACGATCAGTTGGCAAGCCCTTTTATTAGTTTTTTTATAATTTCTTATCACTTGCTGTTTTTTCATTCAAAACAGGCTATTTTTACTACTCTTTCCCACTATTTACCCACTATATATAGATTAAGAGTGTAGTTATGGCGTCTTTACGTAGTTACAAAGGAATCTCACCAAAACTTGGCAAGCGCGTTTTTGTAGATGAAACATCAGTATTGGTTGGCGATATAGTTTTAGATGACGATACCAGTGTTTGGCCTCTTGTTGCTGCTAGAGGTGATGTTAACCACATCAGGATTGGGAAACGCACAAACATTCAAGATGGTACTGTTTTACACGTTACCCACAAAAACTCTGAAAACCCAGACGGCTACCCACTCATTATCGGTGATGATGTCACCGTAGGGCATAAAGTTATGTTACATGGCTGCGAAATACGTGACCGCGTTTTGGTCGGCATGGGAGCTATTATCTTAGATGGCGTGATCGTTGAATCTGAAGTAATGATTGGTGCAGGTTCTCTTGTTCCTCCTGGTAAGGTTCTAGAGTCTGGCTACTTATATGTAGGTAGCCCTGTCAAAAAAGCTCGCCCCCTTTCAGACAAAGAGATCGCTTTCTTACAGCGTTCAGCTAATAACTATGTGCAAAACAAAGATGATTACCTAAATCACGTTATCAACGTATAAACAAAGCCCCTGGCTAATAGTTCATTAATCAGGGGCTAAACCGTCTATGTCTATATAGAAGCTTAACCCAAGAAGCCGCATTACCTCTACACTATGACAGTACGATATGACCATCAGAGTTAAAGTTCTCTTCTTCTATCTCTTCTTCAATAAGCTCTTCAATATCAAACCGAACTTGAGCAAAAGCCTCAAGCGTACTCAACTCCGAGTCGCACGTTTGCTGGGATAACTGCTCTAATCGGACTTTCGTGATTGCACATTCAATTAGTGCGCCCGCCTGCTGCACCGGAAAAGTGACCTGCTGCTTTTTTTCATCCCATGTTTGAATGTCTGGAAATAGTATTGATTGATTCATCACAGACCTTCCAAGTTCTTTCTAAGCTCACGTAGTACCTGCTTGGTTCCTGGCATTAACCCACGCCAAACCATAAAGCTCTCTGCAGCCTGACCGACCAGCATGCCTAAACCATCCATCGTTTTACCGGCTCCGTTTTCTCGCGCCCATTGATTGAAACGAGTTTCTTGAGCTTTATAAGCCATATCATAAGCAGCCGTACTAGGAGTAAAAATTGTGCTTGGTACCCCAGGTAAGTCTCCAGTCATACTTGATGCGGTAGAATTAATCACTACATCAAAACCGTCTATTATCTCTTGAGAAGGTACAGCGGAGATATTCCCATATTCAGCAAATATATCTGCTAACTCTTGTGCCTTTGCAAAGGTTCGGTTGGTAATAATGAGTTCAACTGGGTTTTGATCCAATAATGGCTTTATCACACCTCGACACGCGCCACCAGCACCGATAATTAATACTCTAGAGCCCTCTAAGTTCACTTGAGCATTAAGTAAATCTTGAACTAAACCTGCACCATCAGTGTTGTCACCAATAATTTCACCATCATCAAGACGCTTTAGGGTGTTCACCGCGCCGGCCAATTTTGCACGCTCTGTCAGAGTCGTTGCATATTCAAATGCATCAAGCTTGAATGGCATTGTTACGTTACAACCTTTGCCCCCTTTAGCAAAAAAGGCTTCGACTGCCGACTTAAAATCACCAACCTCTGGCTCAGCCATTGAGTATTCCATAGCTTGATTGGTTTGGCGGGCAAATAAGGTATGGATAAATGGTGATTTACTTTGCGTAATGGGATTACCAAACACGAGATAACGGTCTACTAGCTGAGTCATCTATATTCCTTGTTTATTGTGACAGCCAATCTTGGGCTTTTAGGTACTGTGAGGTTAAACGCTCTTCCGCGGAGCCTGCTTCTGGGTGATAAGCATACTCCCACCGAGCCAATGGAGGCATCGACATTAAAATCGATTCTGTTCTTCCGCCACTTTGCAGCCCAAACAGCGTACCTCGGTCATAAACTAAATTAAACTCGACGTAACGCCCACGACGATAGAGCTGGAACTCTCTCTCACGTTCGGCGTATATGTGATTCTTTCGGCGCTCAACAATCGGGAGATAAGCCTGACAATACCCTTCCCCTACGGCTCTCATATAAGAAAAGCAACGTTCAAACTCCCACTGGTTGAGATCATCAAAGAAGAGACCACCCACACCGCGTGTCTCTTCTCTATGAGGCAAGTAAAAGTACTCATCACACCAAGTTTTATGCTGCTCATAAATATCATCACCAAAAGGTGCGCATATTGATTGCGCTGTCTGATGCCAATGAACACAATCTTCATCAAATGGATAGAATGGCGTTAAGTCAAAACCACCACCAAACCACCAAATTGGTGCTTCACCCTCTTTCTCTGCAATAAAGAAGCGCACATTAGCGTGCGACGTTGGTACATATGGGTTATTCGGGTGCATAACTAATGATACGCCCATCGCTTCAAATCGACGACCAGCGAGTTCTGGGCGATGAGCGGTTGCGGACGCAGGCATTTGCGCGCCAGTCACATGAGAGAAGTTCACGCCACCTTGCTCAAACACGCCGCCATTTTTCATCACTCGGCTTCGACCACCCCCACCAAGTTTGTGGTCTTGCTCTCGAGTCCAAGCATCTTCAACAAACTTACCACTGCCGTCAGCGAGCTCAAGTTGCTGACATATATCATCCTGCAACGATAACAAAAACGTTTTAACCGCCTCTTTATCTACCACGACCTGTTCCTTATTTATCTGTCGTTCTCTTTAACATTGGCAAAATTAACCTTGGCGAAAAACCTGCCCAGTCTTCGCGTCACGAATTTCACTCGGGTTTTCGCGACCACCAGTTTGCCCCTCAACGAGGGTGACGTCTTGGCTACCCAGTTGCTGTTCAACTTCTTGAAATGTTTTGCAAGGAGGTTGCCCTGTCAAGTTAGCACTCGTTGATGTGATTGGCTTACCAAAGGTTAGACATAACTGCTGCACCAGAGGGTGATCTGTCACTCTTACAGCCACCGAGTCAAACTGACCTGAAACCCAATCGGTGACTTTATCGCTCGCTGGAACAACCCACGTCACTGGCCCTGGCCACGTCGCTTGCATGGTTTCCAATTGCTGAGCGGTAAGTTGTGACAAGTCAATATAGTCTTCTAATTGAGCAAAATTAGCCGCAATTAAAATCAACCCCTTTTCAACAGGGCGTTGCTTGATGTTCAATAACTTCTGAATCGCTTGCGCATTATCAGGATCACAACCAACACCAAAAACCCCTTCAGTTGGGTAAGCGATGACTTCTCCTTGGTTTAAGGCTTCAATTGCCAGTGCGAAATTGTCCACGTTATGTCTCCCTAAATTCGATATTGCGCATTAGAACAGAGACTTTGCTATGACTCGTCTTATAGTGCAAATACTATTCTTGTTAAACAACTTGCGCAAACGTTTGCTTGGGGCGTAAATACTCGTATAATGCGCTCAAAATCTACTTTACCACCTCAATTTGTGATTATTTAGGAGCAAGAGATGAAAGTCGGCATCATCATGGGTTCAAAATCAGACTGGCCAACAATGAAACTAGCAGCAGATATGCTTGATCAGTTTGGCGTGCCTTACGAAACCAAAGTAGTTTCAGCTCACCGTACTCCTCAGCTACTCGCTGACTACGCGAACAGTGCGAAAGAGCGTGGTATTAAAGTTATTATCGCTGGTGCTGGCGGTGCAGCACATCTTCCGGGCATGGCTGCCGCATTTACCAGCGTTCCTGTATTAGGTGTTCCTGTACAATCTCGCGCACTCAAAGGTATGGACTCTCTACTTTCTATTGTTCAAATGCCAAAGGGGATTGCCGTTGGTACGCTAGCTATTGGTGAAGCTGGCGCTGCAAATGCGGGGATCCTAGCTGCACAAATCATCGGTACTCACGATGAAGAAGTGATGGCAAAAGTGGAAGCTTTCCGTACAGAGCAAACTGAGACGGTATTAGCTAACCCAAACCCTGCAGAGGATTAATCGATGCAAGTGCTTGTTCTTGGAGCTGGCCAACTTGCACGCATGATGTCGCTTGCGGGTGCACCACTCAACATTCAAATCACTGCTTTTGATGTGGGCAGCGAGAATATCGTTCATCCACTGACCCAAACGGTGGTTGGTCACGGCCTTGAGAATGCGATTAAGCAGGCCGATGTCATTACTGCCGAGTTTGAGCATATTCCACATGATGTCCTCGATATCTGTGAACGCAGCGGTAAGTTTCTTCCAACGACAGATGCGATTAAAGCCGGTGGCGATCGACGTATTGAAAAGGCATTACTTGATAATGCCGGCGTCAAAAACGCAAAATATGCCGTAATCAACACACGTGACGACTTTACTCGTGCCATTGAACACGTCGGTTTGCCTATGGTGCTCAAGAGCGCATTAGGTGGATATGACGGTAAAGGGCAATGGCGCTTGAAGTCTGAAGACCAGGTTGAAGCGATTTGGACTGAAATGGAAGCGTGTATTGCTGCAACCAGTACACAAGCTATTGTGGCGGAGGAATTTGTTCCCTTTGACCGTGAAGTCTCTCTTGTGGGTGCTCGCGGTAAAGAGGGTCAAGTTGAGGTCTACCCTCTTGCTGAGAATGTACATACTGACGGTGTACTCTCTCTCTCAACAGCAATTGAAGATCCTCAACTGCAAGATCAAGCTAAAGCCATGTTTACTGCCGTTGCAAACAGCCTAGACTACGTCGGTGTGCTTGCTCTTGAGTTCTTTGACGTAAATGGTCAATTGCTTGTGAATGAAATTGCCCCACGCGTGCATAACTCGGGTCACTGGACACAGCAAGGTGCCGTGACTTGTCAGTTTGAGAACCATTTGCGTGCCGTCTGCGGTATGCCATTGGGTAGCACCAAACTCATTCGTAAAACATCTATGATCAACATTTTGGGTGAAGACACTCTGCCTCAATCGCTACTCGCAATGGAAGGTTGCCACATTCACTGGTATGGCAAAGACAAACGTCCTGGCCGCAAAATGGGGCACATTAATGTTTGTGCGGATAACAAAGCTGAACTTACAGCAAAGTTGGTCGCACTCGCGAGTCAACTTGATCAGCATGCGTATCCCGCAGTGCATGAATTTGCCGCGCAGCATCAGTAAGCACGTCTGTGCGATGTCATAAATAACAAAGGAGCCTCATGGCTCCTTTGTTATTTTTACTAATATTGTCTTTGCTAGCCTTGTTGCTGATGTTGGCACTTCTTGTCAGCACACATCAGTACATTTCCGGCGGCGCGCTTTTTCGACACCAATAAACCAAAGCCACACTTTTCGCAGCGTCCTGCGACGGGAGTTTGGTTCACAGCAAAACGACACTTGGGGTAAGCATCACACGCATGGAACGATTTACCATGCCGTGTTTTTCTCTCAACTAAATGGCCCTTACCGCACTCTGGGCAGGCAATTGCTGCGGGCGCTTGCTCATCAGGCTGAGTTGACAAAGACTCAATATGGTAACAGTTTGGAAAGTCACTACAGCCAATAAACATGCCATAACGACCTTGGCGTAATACAAGTTCATGCTGACACTTAGGACAAGCGACACCCAGGTGTTTCACTATATGGCCATCATTTTGATGCAAGGGCCGTATGTAGTCACAATCTGGATATTGATTGCACCCAAGAAAAGCACCGTGCTTTCCGTTGCGCAGTTCTAGTTCACCGCTACGACCATGCTCTACACATTTCGGACATGACTCATGTTCAAGTGCGTGTTCATGGGCGGAAAACAGTTGGTTATCAATTTTACTGCTCATAGGGATTATTAGTGGAGTACACCTTGCTCTTTAGAATATAAAAGCTCTTCCATTAGCGTATAGGCGTTCTCATTCCCTGGAACATTAAATAAAACCATCAACACAATCCACTTGAGATCTTCCAACTCAAACTCATTGGTCTCTAAACCCATAACACGATCAATCACCATCTCTCGGATATCAGGCTTCAATACACCAACTTGCTCCAAAAATAACAAAAACCCTCGGCACTCTAGGTTTAGTCGATCCGATTCTGTATTGGTATAAATGCGCGTTGAGCGTAAATCTCCCGTGGCAATAGCCGCGTGCTCATCCGTCTGTTGTAGCAATGCAAGCTCTTCCAGCCACTGCAACGCTTTAACGATATCTTTGTCTTGAAACCCTGCTCTGAGCAGCTCATCTTCCAGTTCGTCCTGGTCGACTTGTAACTCTGCATCGCTATGGACATAGGTCTCAAACAAGTACATCAAAATGTCCATCATCATAGTTTGCCTCCCCCTAAACGAACGTAACCACCGGGGACCGAAGTCACCACACCAAGCAGCTCGAGCTCAAGAAGTTGATTCATTAATTCTTGTATTGGTATATGGGTCCGACTCACCAAAATATCAATAGGGGTCGGCTCTAACCCTACGTTAGCGAACAGTTCAGGAAATGGCAATTCTTGTTGTGTATCTATTGTTGTTGATTCCCCTGTTGCGAACAACGAGAGCGGTGTGGCTTGCTCTGTCCAGCGTACTAATGTGTCAATCTCTAACAGTATATCGTCTACTGTTTGTACCAGGCAGGCCCCACTTTTGATCAAAGCATTATTGCCTCTATAGGTAGGAGAATGAATCGAGCCAGGGATAGCAAACACTTCTCGGCCTTGCTCCGCTGCATAGCGAGCAGTAATGAGTGATCCACTGCGCTCTGCAGCTTCAACAACCAGCACTCCGGTTGATAAGCCACTAATAATTCGATTACGACGAGGAAAGTTTTCTCTTTTAGGAGGAGTCTCCGGTGGAAATTCAGACACCAATGCACCACTGCTGGCTATCTGTTCCGCTAGATGTCGGTGTTTGGCTGGATAAATCCGATTTAACCCTGAACCCAGTACCGCAACGGTACTACCCTTTGCATCCAATGCCCCTTGATGAGCATACCCATCGATGCCCAGCGCTAGGCCACTGGTGACCGTTAGTCCATTCTCAGCGAGTTGCTTGGCAAATTTTTTTGCCAACTTGAGACCATCAATAGTCGCATGGCGACTGCCGACCATCGCAACCTGTGTTGCTGAAAGCAGACTCACATCCCCTTGTATGAACAATGTTTTAGGCGGGCTAGATAGCTGTTTAAGAAGGGGTGGATAACACTCATCTTGCAAGGTGATAATATGATTATTTTCCTGCTCGGCCCATTGAAGCATTGGTGCGACTTTAGCTTCACTCTGAACCTGCAAATACTCTATCTGCCCAGCGGTAAACCCCGCGGCTTGTAACTCCTCTGCCGACGAGTTTAACCATTGTTGAGGAGCCGCCATGCTGACTAGCTTGTCGAATGCTTTCGCTCTGAGCCTTGGCGTATAACACAAGGTGAGCCAAGAATATAACGCTTGTTCACTCATTACTTGCCCAGTGTTTGAAGTGGTGTACGCAATTCAAGATCGACCCCAACAGGAGCAACCGCTTGTGTTACTAGAGCTAAACTGTACTGAGAATAAGGTCGAATGATCATCAAGTGCCCAACCAAGCTACTAGGCAATTGAAACTGATTTTTCTCAATGGTGCTGGTTACGCCTGCCTGGTAAAGCTCATACATGCTGCCTTGCACCAAGCCCTGCTCGTTTCCAGCAGAAACAATGACGACACCATGCAGGCCGACATATTGGCTCCCCTCTAATGACCCCAGTATCTCAACAACACCCTCTGTAGGCGCGGGCTGAGGGTAAAAGGTGGTGCTGACAAGCGCAGAGTCACGCTCGAGATCGTTCAAAGCAATATCGCCTGCCATGATTTCTTGATGTTGAGTGGCAATTTTCAAAGCTGATAAGTCATCATGCACGGAACTCACCTCACCTACAGCCACCTTTTTTAACGCCACCACTTTTTTGCCATCGACATCAAAAGTACTCATCTCGCGGTAAACCCCCCAACGAGAATCTCTATGTTGATGTGAAATAGTGTGTTGGCCTGAGATATAAAGTTGATTCGTACCTGTGAGATATCGGCTACCATTACTCGCTCCAACAACCCGCTCAGCCATCTTTAGCTCATAGGCTTCTATGAGTCGGTCTGATTGTAGGTACGGCAATACCAACTCTTCTCTCACGGTTGTGATTGCTTTTTTGGGCTCTTTTCTCACTTTGGGGCTGAGTTGAACCATTGGCTTTAGACTCAGCATAGGCTGCCCGTTACGCCAAATTAGATTCAGTTTGTCACCAGGGTAGATAAGGTGAGGGTTTTCTATCGAGGGATTGACTTGCCAAAGCCGAGGCCATAACCATGGACTATCAAGATAGAGGCTTGATATATCCCACAAGGTATCTCCCTTAATGACTGTGTAGGTCTTAGGAGCATCTTGCTTAATCAACAAGTGTGGCGCCTGAGTACTTGCCAACGTAGACAGACTTAGCAAACACACTAAAGTCGCGGCGAAAAGCGGGTATGAGTATCGTGTCATGACCTTATTTCCTTGGTCTTAGATTCCGAATTAACGGTTTTCGATGCTGTCATTTAGGTCATAAAATGTCTAGAATTGACCCAACAAGCGTCGTGCTGTTTCGGCACAGTTCAATATTTCGAGTGTTTATGGCTGTTTTAAATGTATTAAGAATCCCGGATGATCGTCTTCGCACAGTGGCAAAACCTGTAGAAGCAGTGACTCCTGAAATCCAGAAAATCGTAGATGATATGCTGGAAACCATGTATGCAGAAGAAGGTATCGGTCTAGCGGCGACGCAGGTTGATATCCACCAGCGTATTGTTGTTATCGATATTTCAGAGACGCGTGATGAGCCAATGGTGCTTATCAACCCTGAAATTCTAGAAAAACGTGGCGAGGATGGCATTGAAGAGGGCTGTCTTTCGGTTCCTGGTGCTCGTGCTCTTGTGCCTCGAGCGGCTGAAGTCAGCGTAAAAGCACTTGACCGTGATGGGAAAGAGTTCGCATTTGAGGCTGATGACCTATTGGCTATCTGTGTACAACACGAACTAGACCACCTAATGGGCAAACTATTTGTAGACTACTTGTCACCATTGAAGCGCAAGCGTATCCAAGACAAGCTTGCAAAAATCAAACGCTTCAACGAAAAACAATCAAAATAGAGCCTCACCAATAAAATAGGAGCATTACCTTGAGCAAGCCATTACGAATTGTCTTTGCTGGTACTCCCGATTTCGCCGCCCGTCATCTGGCGGCGTTGTTGTCTTCAGAGCATGAAGTCATCGCGGTTTATACGCAACCAGACCGCCCTGCTGGGCGTGGAAAAAAGCTCACCGCGAGCCCGGTAAAAACCATTGCGCTTGAGCATGAAATCGCCGTTTACCAACCTGAAAACTTTAAGTCAGATGAGGCTAAGCAAGCTCTCACTGATCTAAACGCTGATATTATGGTTGTGGTCGCATACGGCCTGCTGCTACCACAAGCGGTGCTTGATACGCCTAAGCTAGGCTGCATCAATGTACACGGTTCTATCTTACCTCGCTGGCGTGGGGCTGCCCCAATCCAACGTTCAATCTGGGCGGGAGACAGCGAAACAGGTGTCACCATCATGCAGATGGATATTGGTCTGGATACAGGCGATATGCTCAAGATCGCTACGCTGCCAATCGAACCAACAGACACCAGTGCATCAATGTATGAGAAGCTGGCTGACTTAGGCCCTGATGCATTGATTGACTGCCTTGCCGATATCGCCAACGGTACCGCGACGGCAGAGAAACAAGATGATGCTCTTGCTAACTATGCGAAGAAGCTAAGCAAAGATGAAGCGCGCATTAATTGGAACGATGAAGCGGAGCATATTGAGCGCTGCGTGCGTGCTTTCAACCCATGGCCAATGAGCCACTTTAGCGCTGCAGATAACAGTATTAAGGTTTGGCAGAGTCGTGTCGCTGATAAAACCAGTGACAAGCCAGCGGGTACCATTATTCAAGCAGATAAAACCGGTATCTACGTGGCAACAGGCAAAGGCATATTAGTGCTAGAGCAAATGCAAGTACCGGGTAAAAAAGCGATGTCTGTACAAGATATCCTAAACTCAAGAGCAAGCTGGTTCGAAGTGGGTTCCCAACTCTGCTAACTC
Protein-coding sequences here:
- a CDS encoding L-threonylcarbamoyladenylate synthase, which produces MDNFALAIEALNQGEVIAYPTEGVFGVGCDPDNAQAIQKLLNIKQRPVEKGLILIAANFAQLEDYIDLSQLTAQQLETMQATWPGPVTWVVPASDKVTDWVSGQFDSVAVRVTDHPLVQQLCLTFGKPITSTSANLTGQPPCKTFQEVEQQLGSQDVTLVEGQTGGRENPSEIRDAKTGQVFRQG
- a CDS encoding DUF1488 domain-containing protein, whose amino-acid sequence is MNQSILFPDIQTWDEKKQQVTFPVQQAGALIECAITKVRLEQLSQQTCDSELSTLEAFAQVRFDIEELIEEEIEEENFNSDGHIVLS
- the hemF gene encoding oxygen-dependent coproporphyrinogen oxidase, which gives rise to MVDKEAVKTFLLSLQDDICQQLELADGSGKFVEDAWTREQDHKLGGGGRSRVMKNGGVFEQGGVNFSHVTGAQMPASATAHRPELAGRRFEAMGVSLVMHPNNPYVPTSHANVRFFIAEKEGEAPIWWFGGGFDLTPFYPFDEDCVHWHQTAQSICAPFGDDIYEQHKTWCDEYFYLPHREETRGVGGLFFDDLNQWEFERCFSYMRAVGEGYCQAYLPIVERRKNHIYAEREREFQLYRRGRYVEFNLVYDRGTLFGLQSGGRTESILMSMPPLARWEYAYHPEAGSAEERLTSQYLKAQDWLSQ
- a CDS encoding DNA topoisomerase family protein — encoded protein: MSSKIDNQLFSAHEHALEHESCPKCVEHGRSGELELRNGKHGAFLGCNQYPDCDYIRPLHQNDGHIVKHLGVACPKCQHELVLRQGRYGMFIGCSDFPNCYHIESLSTQPDEQAPAAIACPECGKGHLVERKTRHGKSFHACDAYPKCRFAVNQTPVAGRCEKCGFGLLVSKKRAAGNVLMCADKKCQHQQQG
- the purE gene encoding 5-(carboxyamino)imidazole ribonucleotide mutase; this translates as MKVGIIMGSKSDWPTMKLAADMLDQFGVPYETKVVSAHRTPQLLADYANSAKERGIKVIIAGAGGAAHLPGMAAAFTSVPVLGVPVQSRALKGMDSLLSIVQMPKGIAVGTLAIGEAGAANAGILAAQIIGTHDEEVMAKVEAFRTEQTETVLANPNPAED
- a CDS encoding DUF494 family protein — its product is MMMDILMYLFETYVHSDAELQVDQDELEDELLRAGFQDKDIVKALQWLEELALLQQTDEHAAIATGDLRSTRIYTNTESDRLNLECRGFLLFLEQVGVLKPDIREMVIDRVMGLETNEFELEDLKWIVLMVLFNVPGNENAYTLMEELLYSKEQGVLH
- a CDS encoding gamma carbonic anhydrase family protein, which gives rise to MASLRSYKGISPKLGKRVFVDETSVLVGDIVLDDDTSVWPLVAARGDVNHIRIGKRTNIQDGTVLHVTHKNSENPDGYPLIIGDDVTVGHKVMLHGCEIRDRVLVGMGAIILDGVIVESEVMIGAGSLVPPGKVLESGYLYVGSPVKKARPLSDKEIAFLQRSANNYVQNKDDYLNHVINV
- a CDS encoding 5-(carboxyamino)imidazole ribonucleotide synthase, producing MQVLVLGAGQLARMMSLAGAPLNIQITAFDVGSENIVHPLTQTVVGHGLENAIKQADVITAEFEHIPHDVLDICERSGKFLPTTDAIKAGGDRRIEKALLDNAGVKNAKYAVINTRDDFTRAIEHVGLPMVLKSALGGYDGKGQWRLKSEDQVEAIWTEMEACIAATSTQAIVAEEFVPFDREVSLVGARGKEGQVEVYPLAENVHTDGVLSLSTAIEDPQLQDQAKAMFTAVANSLDYVGVLALEFFDVNGQLLVNEIAPRVHNSGHWTQQGAVTCQFENHLRAVCGMPLGSTKLIRKTSMINILGEDTLPQSLLAMEGCHIHWYGKDKRPGRKMGHINVCADNKAELTAKLVALASQLDQHAYPAVHEFAAQHQ
- the aroE gene encoding shikimate dehydrogenase — protein: MTQLVDRYLVFGNPITQSKSPFIHTLFARQTNQAMEYSMAEPEVGDFKSAVEAFFAKGGKGCNVTMPFKLDAFEYATTLTERAKLAGAVNTLKRLDDGEIIGDNTDGAGLVQDLLNAQVNLEGSRVLIIGAGGACRGVIKPLLDQNPVELIITNRTFAKAQELADIFAEYGNISAVPSQEIIDGFDVVINSTASSMTGDLPGVPSTIFTPSTAAYDMAYKAQETRFNQWARENGAGKTMDGLGMLVGQAAESFMVWRGLMPGTKQVLRELRKNLEGL
- the dprA gene encoding DNA-processing protein DprA gives rise to the protein MSEQALYSWLTLCYTPRLRAKAFDKLVSMAAPQQWLNSSAEELQAAGFTAGQIEYLQVQSEAKVAPMLQWAEQENNHIITLQDECYPPLLKQLSSPPKTLFIQGDVSLLSATQVAMVGSRHATIDGLKLAKKFAKQLAENGLTVTSGLALGIDGYAHQGALDAKGSTVAVLGSGLNRIYPAKHRHLAEQIASSGALVSEFPPETPPKRENFPRRNRIISGLSTGVLVVEAAERSGSLITARYAAEQGREVFAIPGSIHSPTYRGNNALIKSGACLVQTVDDILLEIDTLVRWTEQATPLSLFATGESTTIDTQQELPFPELFANVGLEPTPIDILVSRTHIPIQELMNQLLELELLGVVTSVPGGYVRLGGGKL